One window of Candidatus Cloacimonadaceae bacterium genomic DNA carries:
- a CDS encoding OadG family protein, giving the protein METFLYDREQYMNLSRLILPLAMLLIFFPLIAQPASLSVQPAIPDSLSMLREAEIMDEYGFTDRYKLIDVAKKLDIADLDKWKSYLNLEPGNKVLDEMSLRKLGITPYRALLAQQYSIHGFNELSTVSETAALKKIPIKKMRQLLGYDPLSGSRDKSSLQALGIKPDSIESISRNFDDHIMSYSVSVTIVGMLIVFSALLITSLIISQLFHFNVNPKPKDKTIVVSHSGILLNKPKGINSNVIAAAVIALHLYKLSIDERRKLVLTFKRTPTNQWRASSVMSMPNREFSNKRR; this is encoded by the coding sequence ATGGAAACATTCCTTTATGATCGGGAACAATACATGAATCTGAGCCGACTAATCCTGCCCTTGGCAATGCTGCTCATTTTCTTCCCTCTGATCGCACAACCAGCCTCGTTGAGCGTCCAACCGGCGATTCCTGATAGCCTTTCCATGCTGAGAGAAGCGGAGATCATGGACGAATATGGCTTCACTGACCGCTATAAACTGATCGATGTCGCCAAAAAGCTTGATATCGCCGATCTCGATAAATGGAAGAGCTATCTCAACCTCGAACCTGGAAACAAAGTCCTAGACGAAATGAGCCTGCGCAAACTCGGCATCACTCCTTACCGCGCCCTCCTGGCTCAACAGTATAGCATACATGGTTTTAACGAACTTTCCACCGTGTCCGAAACCGCGGCGCTCAAAAAAATCCCGATCAAGAAAATGCGACAGCTGCTGGGCTACGACCCCCTCAGCGGATCGCGGGATAAATCCTCCCTGCAGGCTCTGGGTATCAAGCCGGACAGCATTGAAAGCATCTCCCGGAATTTTGACGACCATATAATGTCCTACAGCGTTTCCGTCACCATCGTAGGCATGCTGATCGTGTTTTCCGCGCTGCTCATCACCAGCCTCATCATCAGCCAGCTTTTTCACTTCAACGTCAACCCAAAGCCCAAAGATAAGACCATCGTCGTTTCCCATTCCGGCATACTGCTGAATAAGCCCAAGGGCATCAACAGCAATGTGATCGCGGCAGCCGTCATCGCTCTTCATCTCTACAAACTCAGTATTGATGAACGCCGCAAACTGGTGCTCACCTTCAAACGCACTCCCACTAACCAGTGGCGTGCCAGCAGCGTGATGTCCATGCCAAACCGCGAGTTTTCAAACAAAAGGAGATAA